The following are encoded in a window of Lacinutrix sp. WUR7 genomic DNA:
- the dinB gene encoding DNA polymerase IV, translating into MKKNILHLDLDTFFVSCERLIDSRLQKRPLLVGGTGDRGVVAACSYETRRFGVHSGMAMKVARRLCPEAVVIRGNASIYTKQSHLVTEIIKEKVPLFEKASIDEFYADLSGMDTFFGSYKYASELRATIIRETGLPISFGLSANKIVSKVATGEAKPNNQLQIDPGFEKSFLAPLSIKKIPSVGTKTYQILRNLGVDTVRVVQQMPVEMLVSALGVNGRTIWKRANGIDNPPLIPFHERKSISTERTFTKDTIDVTKLRTTVFAMAENLAYQLRKGEKLTACISVKIRYSDFNTYTKQHKIPYTSADHVIIPKILELFDQLYQRRLLIRLVGVKFTHIVSGNYQINLFDDTEEMLRLYHAMDTIRGKYGELSIQKAGSIGAKTIGRFNNPFNGEPPVVLAHRKL; encoded by the coding sequence ATGAAAAAAAATATTTTGCATCTGGATTTAGATACCTTTTTTGTGTCTTGTGAACGACTGATAGATAGTCGTTTACAGAAAAGACCATTACTGGTTGGAGGCACTGGAGATAGAGGTGTTGTGGCTGCTTGTAGCTATGAAACTAGACGTTTTGGAGTGCATTCTGGTATGGCAATGAAGGTGGCACGACGTTTATGTCCGGAAGCAGTAGTCATTCGTGGCAATGCTTCCATTTATACCAAACAATCCCATCTGGTGACCGAAATTATTAAGGAGAAAGTTCCCCTTTTTGAAAAGGCGAGTATCGATGAGTTTTATGCCGATTTAAGTGGTATGGATACCTTTTTTGGAAGCTATAAGTATGCTTCGGAATTGCGAGCAACTATCATTCGAGAAACCGGTTTGCCAATTTCCTTCGGGTTATCGGCAAATAAGATTGTTTCCAAGGTTGCTACAGGCGAAGCGAAACCCAATAACCAATTGCAAATAGATCCTGGTTTTGAAAAATCGTTTTTAGCACCTTTATCGATTAAGAAAATACCTTCGGTGGGTACGAAAACCTATCAAATTTTAAGAAATTTAGGCGTAGATACCGTTCGTGTGGTACAACAAATGCCTGTGGAAATGTTAGTCAGCGCTTTGGGAGTAAACGGTAGAACCATTTGGAAACGTGCCAATGGTATCGATAACCCGCCATTAATTCCTTTTCATGAACGGAAGTCTATTTCTACAGAACGCACGTTTACCAAAGATACTATTGATGTCACTAAATTGCGAACGACCGTTTTTGCGATGGCAGAAAATCTTGCCTATCAGTTGCGAAAAGGGGAGAAGCTAACCGCTTGTATTAGTGTAAAGATTCGTTATTCGGATTTTAATACCTACACCAAACAGCATAAGATTCCGTACACCAGTGCAGACCATGTGATTATTCCTAAAATTTTAGAACTCTTTGATCAGTTGTACCAACGCCGATTATTAATCCGATTGGTAGGCGTAAAGTTCACGCATATTGTTAGTGGGAATTACCAAATCAACCTTTTTGATGATACCGAAGAAATGCTGCGTTTGTATCATGCTATGGATACTATAAGAGGAAAATATGGCGAATTAAGTATCCAAAAAGCAGGATCGATAGGCGCAAAAACCATAGGGCGTTTTAATAACCCGTTCAATGGCGAACCACCAGTTGTATTAGCACATAGAAAACTATAA
- a CDS encoding LexA family transcriptional regulator — translation MKFISKNIRHLRSLKGVTQEVLAEDLQVTRSRISSYEEGRSAPTIEMLIQLSDYFKLPIDILLRNDLTKAKDTSFIELGNQRVLFPITVDSDNENLIEIVPVKASAGYLAGYDDPEYIEQLQKIKLPFLPTGKHRAFPIKGDSMLPMKNGAFVIGRFVEDRSEIKTGKTYVLITLNDGMVYKRVYNNIDLNGSLLLMSDNKIYNDYSVPINEVLELWEFTCSINTQEYTEEELKISSILGMFNELGVELKALERIIR, via the coding sequence ATGAAATTTATATCTAAAAACATACGTCATTTAAGAAGTTTAAAAGGAGTTACGCAAGAAGTGCTTGCCGAAGATTTACAGGTAACCCGATCACGTATAAGTTCTTACGAAGAAGGTCGCTCTGCGCCTACCATTGAAATGCTCATTCAATTGTCGGATTATTTTAAACTTCCTATAGATATTTTGCTTCGCAATGATTTAACGAAAGCAAAAGACACGTCGTTTATCGAATTAGGAAACCAGCGTGTACTCTTTCCTATTACTGTAGATAGCGATAATGAAAACCTCATTGAAATTGTTCCTGTAAAAGCTTCTGCAGGGTATTTAGCAGGATATGACGACCCGGAATATATTGAGCAACTTCAAAAAATAAAATTGCCGTTTTTACCAACAGGAAAACATCGAGCATTTCCTATTAAAGGAGATTCCATGCTTCCCATGAAAAATGGCGCATTTGTTATTGGCCGTTTTGTAGAAGATAGAAGTGAAATAAAAACAGGAAAAACCTATGTTTTAATCACCTTAAATGATGGTATGGTCTATAAACGCGTGTACAATAATATCGATTTGAATGGCTCTTTGTTACTCATGTCAGACAATAAAATATACAACGATTATAGTGTGCCAATTAATGAAGTATTAGAACTTTGGGAGTTTACTTGTAGTATTAATACCCAAGAATACACCGAAGAAGAACTAAAAATTAGTAGTATTCTCGGTATGTTTAACGAATTAGGCGTAGAATTAAAAGCTTTAGAACGAATTATAAGATGA
- a CDS encoding exonuclease domain-containing protein yields the protein MMYTIIDVETSGTSNRITEISIFKYDGKQIVDEFTSLVNPEVIIPVYITSLTGIDNVMVANAPTFSEIAADVLAITEDTTFVAHNVNFDYNVIRNEFKALDIDFNRKKLCTIRLSRKLIPGHKSYSLGKLCAALHIDIVGRHRARGDAEATVVLFEMLLQKEGAETVFNDFLKKTSKEATLPSHLPTSVFNNLSDKAGIYYFKNKKGKILYIGKAKNIKKRVLSHFYSKAQKSLDLCRETSDIDFELSGSELIAFLMEDAAIKQHYPEFNVVSKRAPKAYAIFSYEDRKGITHLAYNTLKATPNALQTFSTIADCRQYLEKMCTEFELCPKFCHLQEAVTQCSHYKITTCKGVCCDTETVNDYNARVTAAITYITESKQDLVLKQKGRNAQEEAFVLIKKNVYLGYGFVDKSEQITTPEDLENFLIPQKDNLDVQKILRTVLRV from the coding sequence ATGATGTACACCATTATTGATGTGGAAACTAGCGGAACTAGTAACCGAATTACAGAGATTTCCATTTTTAAATACGACGGAAAACAAATTGTAGATGAGTTTACATCGCTTGTCAATCCCGAAGTGATCATTCCAGTATATATTACTTCCTTAACCGGAATTGATAATGTGATGGTTGCTAATGCGCCTACTTTTTCGGAAATCGCAGCCGATGTATTAGCCATTACCGAAGACACCACTTTTGTAGCACATAATGTCAACTTCGATTATAATGTGATACGTAATGAATTCAAGGCTTTAGATATCGATTTCAATCGAAAGAAACTATGTACTATTCGTTTGTCACGCAAGCTCATTCCGGGGCATAAATCGTATAGCTTAGGAAAACTTTGTGCTGCTTTACATATTGATATTGTTGGCAGACATAGAGCACGTGGCGATGCCGAAGCAACCGTTGTTTTGTTTGAAATGCTATTGCAGAAAGAAGGTGCCGAAACAGTTTTTAATGACTTCTTAAAGAAAACCTCTAAAGAAGCGACATTGCCTTCGCATTTACCGACTTCCGTGTTTAATAACCTATCGGATAAAGCAGGGATTTATTATTTTAAAAATAAGAAAGGCAAGATCCTTTACATTGGAAAAGCGAAGAATATCAAGAAACGTGTTTTAAGCCATTTTTACAGCAAGGCACAGAAATCTTTAGATCTTTGTCGGGAAACTTCTGATATTGACTTTGAGCTCTCTGGAAGTGAACTTATCGCTTTCCTAATGGAAGATGCTGCGATTAAACAGCATTATCCGGAATTTAATGTGGTTTCCAAACGCGCACCAAAAGCCTACGCTATTTTTAGCTATGAAGATAGAAAAGGAATAACCCATTTGGCATACAATACCTTAAAAGCAACACCAAACGCCTTGCAAACCTTTTCTACTATTGCCGATTGCAGACAGTATCTAGAAAAAATGTGTACGGAATTTGAACTGTGTCCGAAGTTTTGCCATTTACAAGAAGCGGTTACACAATGCTCCCATTATAAGATTACGACTTGCAAAGGCGTTTGTTGCGATACCGAAACGGTAAACGATTATAATGCAAGGGTCACGGCAGCAATTACCTATATCACGGAAAGCAAACAAGATTTAGTGCTCAAACAAAAAGGACGAAACGCGCAGGAAGAGGCTTTTGTACTTATTAAAAAGAATGTGTATTTGGGATATGGTTTTGTGGATAAATCGGAACAAATAACGACTCCTGAGGATTTAGAGAATTTCTTGATTCCGCAAAAGGATAATTTGGATGTGCAGAAGATATTGCGAACGGTATTGCGCGTGTAG
- a CDS encoding GIY-YIG nuclease family protein, with the protein MKPGYIYILANKNNTTLYVGVTAYLKIRILQHKEKHNKKSFTARYNVDKLVYHEAHQRIGDAIAREKQLKGGSRAQKIELIESMNPEWKDLFDAL; encoded by the coding sequence ATGAAACCAGGTTACATTTACATACTAGCCAATAAAAATAATACAACACTTTATGTTGGTGTAACGGCGTATTTAAAAATACGCATACTACAACATAAAGAAAAACATAATAAAAAATCGTTTACAGCAAGATACAATGTAGACAAGTTGGTATATCATGAAGCGCACCAAAGGATTGGAGATGCTATTGCTAGAGAAAAACAATTAAAAGGTGGAAGCAGAGCACAAAAAATAGAATTAATAGAAAGTATGAATCCAGAGTGGAAGGATTTGTTTGATGCATTGTAA
- a CDS encoding viperin family antiviral radical SAM protein codes for MKTKITLSGFAGTGKSTVGKRIQEQLNFEFISVGNYSRKYAMEKYGLTINEFQEKCKTQPELDTEIDEKFRLECNSKENLVIDYRLGFHFIKNAFHVLLKASDESASKRIHEANRSDESTSAKAIKQRNQIMKDRFQENYGVDFTNDKNYDLVINTGDLTANEVADLIMEHYQKSNSVTKIPSINFHLWEPCNMRCKFCFATFQDVKQTILPKGHLPETEALEVVRKIAAAGFEKITFAGGEPLLCKWLPNLIKTAKQLGMTTMIVTNGSKLTDAFLENNKPYLDWIAVSIDSLEDENNIKIGRAITGKRALSKAFYYDLIDKIHQYGYGLKINTVVNKVNYKDNLVDFIEHAKPKRWKVLQVLPIKGQNDNKIDEFKITNAEYSHFLNTHKDVKTIVPESNDEIKGSYVMVDPAGRFFDNAQGTHNYSKPILEVGIQEALKTMDYDLDKFEKRGGIYDWENDKNQDLRKEESVS; via the coding sequence ATGAAAACCAAAATAACATTAAGCGGATTTGCAGGAACAGGAAAATCTACAGTAGGAAAACGTATTCAAGAACAATTAAACTTTGAGTTTATTTCTGTTGGAAATTATTCTAGGAAATATGCAATGGAAAAGTATGGATTGACTATTAACGAATTTCAAGAGAAATGTAAAACACAACCAGAATTGGATACTGAAATAGATGAGAAGTTTAGATTAGAATGTAATAGCAAAGAGAATCTTGTAATTGATTATAGATTAGGATTCCACTTTATAAAAAATGCATTTCATGTATTATTAAAAGCATCTGATGAAAGTGCTTCTAAAAGAATACATGAAGCGAATAGAAGTGACGAGTCCACAAGTGCCAAAGCTATTAAGCAAAGAAACCAAATTATGAAAGATCGATTTCAAGAAAACTATGGTGTAGATTTTACTAATGATAAAAACTATGATTTGGTTATTAATACGGGCGATTTAACAGCCAATGAAGTTGCAGACTTAATAATGGAACATTATCAAAAGAGTAATAGTGTAACTAAAATTCCAAGTATAAACTTTCATTTATGGGAACCATGCAACATGCGCTGTAAGTTTTGTTTTGCAACCTTTCAAGACGTAAAACAAACCATTTTACCAAAAGGACATTTACCAGAAACCGAAGCTTTAGAAGTAGTAAGAAAAATAGCAGCAGCAGGATTTGAAAAAATAACTTTTGCTGGCGGAGAACCTTTGCTTTGTAAGTGGTTGCCAAACCTTATTAAAACAGCAAAACAATTAGGTATGACTACTATGATTGTTACTAATGGTAGTAAATTAACAGATGCATTTTTAGAAAACAATAAACCGTACCTAGACTGGATTGCAGTAAGTATAGATAGTTTAGAAGATGAAAATAATATTAAAATAGGGAGAGCAATTACAGGAAAAAGAGCCTTAAGCAAAGCATTTTATTATGACTTGATAGATAAAATTCATCAATATGGTTATGGCTTAAAAATTAATACTGTAGTTAACAAAGTAAACTATAAAGACAACTTAGTAGATTTTATTGAACATGCAAAACCAAAACGTTGGAAAGTATTGCAAGTATTACCAATAAAAGGTCAGAATGATAATAAAATTGATGAATTTAAAATTACAAATGCAGAATACTCTCATTTTTTAAACACGCATAAAGATGTAAAAACTATAGTTCCAGAATCTAATGATGAAATTAAAGGAAGTTATGTTATGGTAGATCCTGCAGGACGCTTTTTTGATAATGCACAAGGAACACATAACTATAGTAAACCCATTTTAGAGGTTGGTATACAAGAGGCTCTAAAAACAATGGATTATGATTTGGATAAATTTGAAAAAAGAGGTGGTATTTATGATTGGGAAAATGACAAGAACCAAGATTTAAGAAAGGAGGAAAGCGTATCATGA